One window of Quercus robur chromosome 12, dhQueRobu3.1, whole genome shotgun sequence genomic DNA carries:
- the LOC126709596 gene encoding general transcription and DNA repair factor IIH subunit TFB1-3-like gives MTEMEDLQAPHDHPLAPLCIKDPRDYFDSQQLKTSDDTRAGTEQLRCSLSSEEAYGSFMGSVSEIMAVGLSDPIVRPEVAVMVIISLFCASLKILEIILLIPKNPRKK, from the exons ATGACTGAGATGGAGGACCTTCAGGCACCTCATGATCACCCTCTTGCTCCACTTTGTATCAAG GATCCTCGTGATTACTTTGATTCCCAACAACTTAAAACTTCTGATGATACACGGGCTGGAACAGAACAATTAAGATGTAGCCTGAGCTCTGAGGAAGCATATGGTTCTTTTATGGGTTCAGTATCGGAGATAATGGCTGTGGGCTTAAGTGATCCCATAGTCAGACCTGAGGTTGCTGTTATGGTTataatatctttattttgtgcCAGCCTTAAGATTTTAGAAATAATATTACTTATCCCCAAAAATCCCCGAAAAAAGTGA
- the LOC126708604 gene encoding uncharacterized protein LOC126708604 isoform X1 produces MENLSWKEFDRYNSRKASTQSTLIPSTNLGRHEPFAKETKFSSIPMEDSTQARSHMLFEGHQGMYSKLWQKPLDLQLSADQYISHVDPELKLSLSTGEDSWRKRSAKRIWFSKNAHSSTHDIIDLEESSEGISNEDEKHAPSLSFAALTNNFGGKHESDSVLSDLVISSCVKKDLPYEIADSHPLLDDSKCCQEKNSFKKGFKNCHVGVLSTNPSTKMQLPTSFKAANVDLNKVQLDDSSSYSNDLVVAHPSTASSPHVFIERVGRVQDTCVSMSRRRENNNCSNETSDMFHQDDAVNSPLIDFNSKSKRTEIWARTSKFDGVGGSEVGLSGVEAISRAPPGLHGDLGSNSSDPKNDNFRFMSELSSDILGDSHYTCLANGQINFDKSKVENIILSGSEQSQVTVQDGCGNMSPASCKSHCNVENDSSSIKTMQSGIEKGSSNLSTFDQFSGTDVVCQVAETLSGNQDQGSSDSSESKHGCLNKKGESSEPDVLIRMAAESLVHFSLEISSGNQDCCTRAGLSEMRNEEKEQPQYSSDSFELITLNLKECSADDYSVSSKPFEVNDMETKDFSCRLRRGRRLKDFQKDILPGLASLSRHEIREDINILEAVLRSREYRKIRARMGDGQSWCAPVRSRRSRINYNGRKKL; encoded by the exons ATGGAGAATCTTTCCTGGAAGGAGTTTGATAGATACAATTCAAGGAAAGCAAGCACCCAATCAACACTGATACCTTCTACAAATCTAGGGAGACATGAACCATTtgcaaaagaaacaaaattttcctcaATTCCCATG GAGGACTCAACACAAGCTAGAAGCCACATGCTGTTTGAAGGGCACCAGGGTATGTACTCTAAGCTTTGGCAGAAGCCTTTAGACCTTCAACTTTCTGCTGACCAGTACATTAGCCATGTTG ATCCTGAGTTGAAGCTTTCTCTGAGTACTGGCGAGGACAGTTGGAGAAAGAGGAGTGCTAAGAGAATTTGGTTCAGTAAAAATGCTCATTCCTCCACCCATGATATTATTGATTTAGAAGAGTCTAGTGAGGGGATATCAAATGAGGACGAAAAACATGCACCTTCCTTAAGCTTTGCTGCTCTGACGAATAACTTTGGAGGCAAGCATGAGTCAGATTCTGTACTTTCTGATCTGGTCATCTCAAGCTGTGTGAAGAAGGATTTACCATATGAGATTGCGGACAGTCACCCTCTCCTAGATGACAGCAAGTGCTGTCAAGAGAAGAACTCTTTCAAGAAAG gatTTAAAAATTGCCATGTTGGTGTCCTAAGTACCAATCCGTCCACCAAGATGCAACTGCCTACTTCATTTAAAGCAGCAAATGTGGACCTTAACAAAGTTCAGCTTGATGACTCCTCTTCTTACTCTaatgatcttgttgtggcccaTCCTTCAACAGCTAGTTCACCCCATGTTTTCATTGAACGAGTTGGCAGGGTTCAGGACACTTGTGTGTCCATGTctaggagaagagaaaacaATAATTGCTCGAATGAAACCTCTGACATGTTTCACCAAGATGATGCAGTGAATTCTCCCTTAATAGATTTCAACAGCAAAAGCAAGAGAACAGAAATTTGGGCTAGAACTTCCAAGTTTGATGGAGTGGGTGGAAGTGAAGTGGGGCTTTCAGGTGTTGAGGCTATCTCCAGGGCCCCACCAGGCCTTCATGGAGACCTTGGTAGCAACAGTAGTGACCCGAAGAATGATAATTTTAGGTTCATGTCAGAACTTTCAAGTGATATTTTAGGTGACTCACATTATACATGTCTAGCTAATGGACAAATAAACTTTGATAAGAGCAAAGTTGAGAATATTATACTTTCAGGTTCTGAACAAAGTCAAGTTACAGTTCAAGATGGATGTGGCAACATGTCTCCTGCTTCATGCAAGTCCCATTGCAATGTTGAGAATGATTCTAGTAGTATAAAGACTATGCAATCTGGAATTGAAAAGGGAAGTTCAAATCTTTCTACCTTCGATCAGTTTTCTGGAACTGATGTAGTCTGCCAAGTTGCAGAAACCTTATCAGGCAATCAGGACCAAGGATCTTCTGACAGCAGTGAATCAAAACATGGATGCCTCAATAAGAAAGGAGAATCATCTGAACCAGATGTGTTGATTCGTATGGCAGCTGAATCACTTGTTCATTTCTCCTTGGAAATTTCATCTGGTAATCAAGATTGTTGTACCAGAGCAGGACTAAGTGAGATGAGAAATGAGGAAAAGGAGCAGCCACAGTATTCTTCTGATTCTTTTGAGTTAATCACTCTAAATCTAAAAGAATGCAGTGCAGATGACTATTCTGTATCATCAAAGCCATTTGAAGTAAATGACATGGAGACAAAGGATTTTTCTTGTAGGTTAAGAAGGGGGAGAAGATTGAAAGATTTTCAGAAGGACATACTCCCTGGTCTTGCATCTCTTTCCAGACATGAAATTCGAGAGGATATAAACATTCTGGAGGCAGTTCTAAGATCAAGGGAGTACAGGAAAATCAGAGCAAGGATGGGTGATGGACAGAGCTGGTGTGCACCCGTTAGAAGCAGACGGTCAAGAATTAATTACAATGGGaggaaaaaattataa
- the LOC126708604 gene encoding uncharacterized protein LOC126708604 isoform X3 — protein MENLSWKEFDRYNSRKASTQSTLIPSTNLGRHEPFAKETKFSSIPMEDSTQARSHMLFEGHQDPELKLSLSTGEDSWRKRSAKRIWFSKNAHSSTHDIIDLEESSEGISNEDEKHAPSLSFAALTNNFGGKHESDSVLSDLVISSCVKKDLPYEIADSHPLLDDSKCCQEKNSFKKGFKNCHVGVLSTNPSTKMQLPTSFKAANVDLNKVQLDDSSSYSNDLVVAHPSTASSPHVFIERVGRVQDTCVSMSRRRENNNCSNETSDMFHQDDAVNSPLIDFNSKSKRTEIWARTSKFDGVGGSEVGLSGVEAISRAPPGLHGDLGSNSSDPKNDNFRFMSELSSDILGDSHYTCLANGQINFDKSKVENIILSGSEQSQVTVQDGCGNMSPASCKSHCNVENDSSSIKTMQSGIEKGSSNLSTFDQFSGTDVVCQVAETLSGNQDQGSSDSSESKHGCLNKKGESSEPDVLIRMAAESLVHFSLEISSGNQDCCTRAGLSEMRNEEKEQPQYSSDSFELITLNLKECSADDYSVSSKPFEVNDMETKDFSCRLRRGRRLKDFQKDILPGLASLSRHEIREDINILEAVLRSREYRKIRARMGDGQSWCAPVRSRRSRINYNGRKKL, from the exons ATGGAGAATCTTTCCTGGAAGGAGTTTGATAGATACAATTCAAGGAAAGCAAGCACCCAATCAACACTGATACCTTCTACAAATCTAGGGAGACATGAACCATTtgcaaaagaaacaaaattttcctcaATTCCCATG GAGGACTCAACACAAGCTAGAAGCCACATGCTGTTTGAAGGGCACCAGG ATCCTGAGTTGAAGCTTTCTCTGAGTACTGGCGAGGACAGTTGGAGAAAGAGGAGTGCTAAGAGAATTTGGTTCAGTAAAAATGCTCATTCCTCCACCCATGATATTATTGATTTAGAAGAGTCTAGTGAGGGGATATCAAATGAGGACGAAAAACATGCACCTTCCTTAAGCTTTGCTGCTCTGACGAATAACTTTGGAGGCAAGCATGAGTCAGATTCTGTACTTTCTGATCTGGTCATCTCAAGCTGTGTGAAGAAGGATTTACCATATGAGATTGCGGACAGTCACCCTCTCCTAGATGACAGCAAGTGCTGTCAAGAGAAGAACTCTTTCAAGAAAG gatTTAAAAATTGCCATGTTGGTGTCCTAAGTACCAATCCGTCCACCAAGATGCAACTGCCTACTTCATTTAAAGCAGCAAATGTGGACCTTAACAAAGTTCAGCTTGATGACTCCTCTTCTTACTCTaatgatcttgttgtggcccaTCCTTCAACAGCTAGTTCACCCCATGTTTTCATTGAACGAGTTGGCAGGGTTCAGGACACTTGTGTGTCCATGTctaggagaagagaaaacaATAATTGCTCGAATGAAACCTCTGACATGTTTCACCAAGATGATGCAGTGAATTCTCCCTTAATAGATTTCAACAGCAAAAGCAAGAGAACAGAAATTTGGGCTAGAACTTCCAAGTTTGATGGAGTGGGTGGAAGTGAAGTGGGGCTTTCAGGTGTTGAGGCTATCTCCAGGGCCCCACCAGGCCTTCATGGAGACCTTGGTAGCAACAGTAGTGACCCGAAGAATGATAATTTTAGGTTCATGTCAGAACTTTCAAGTGATATTTTAGGTGACTCACATTATACATGTCTAGCTAATGGACAAATAAACTTTGATAAGAGCAAAGTTGAGAATATTATACTTTCAGGTTCTGAACAAAGTCAAGTTACAGTTCAAGATGGATGTGGCAACATGTCTCCTGCTTCATGCAAGTCCCATTGCAATGTTGAGAATGATTCTAGTAGTATAAAGACTATGCAATCTGGAATTGAAAAGGGAAGTTCAAATCTTTCTACCTTCGATCAGTTTTCTGGAACTGATGTAGTCTGCCAAGTTGCAGAAACCTTATCAGGCAATCAGGACCAAGGATCTTCTGACAGCAGTGAATCAAAACATGGATGCCTCAATAAGAAAGGAGAATCATCTGAACCAGATGTGTTGATTCGTATGGCAGCTGAATCACTTGTTCATTTCTCCTTGGAAATTTCATCTGGTAATCAAGATTGTTGTACCAGAGCAGGACTAAGTGAGATGAGAAATGAGGAAAAGGAGCAGCCACAGTATTCTTCTGATTCTTTTGAGTTAATCACTCTAAATCTAAAAGAATGCAGTGCAGATGACTATTCTGTATCATCAAAGCCATTTGAAGTAAATGACATGGAGACAAAGGATTTTTCTTGTAGGTTAAGAAGGGGGAGAAGATTGAAAGATTTTCAGAAGGACATACTCCCTGGTCTTGCATCTCTTTCCAGACATGAAATTCGAGAGGATATAAACATTCTGGAGGCAGTTCTAAGATCAAGGGAGTACAGGAAAATCAGAGCAAGGATGGGTGATGGACAGAGCTGGTGTGCACCCGTTAGAAGCAGACGGTCAAGAATTAATTACAATGGGaggaaaaaattataa
- the LOC126708604 gene encoding uncharacterized protein LOC126708604 isoform X4: MNHLQKKQNFPQFPCVKCCKLVFQEDSTQARSHMLFEGHQDPELKLSLSTGEDSWRKRSAKRIWFSKNAHSSTHDIIDLEESSEGISNEDEKHAPSLSFAALTNNFGGKHESDSVLSDLVISSCVKKDLPYEIADSHPLLDDSKCCQEKNSFKKGFKNCHVGVLSTNPSTKMQLPTSFKAANVDLNKVQLDDSSSYSNDLVVAHPSTASSPHVFIERVGRVQDTCVSMSRRRENNNCSNETSDMFHQDDAVNSPLIDFNSKSKRTEIWARTSKFDGVGGSEVGLSGVEAISRAPPGLHGDLGSNSSDPKNDNFRFMSELSSDILGDSHYTCLANGQINFDKSKVENIILSGSEQSQVTVQDGCGNMSPASCKSHCNVENDSSSIKTMQSGIEKGSSNLSTFDQFSGTDVVCQVAETLSGNQDQGSSDSSESKHGCLNKKGESSEPDVLIRMAAESLVHFSLEISSGNQDCCTRAGLSEMRNEEKEQPQYSSDSFELITLNLKECSADDYSVSSKPFEVNDMETKDFSCRLRRGRRLKDFQKDILPGLASLSRHEIREDINILEAVLRSREYRKIRARMGDGQSWCAPVRSRRSRINYNGRKKL; the protein is encoded by the exons ATGAACCATTtgcaaaagaaacaaaattttcctcaATTCCCATG TGTTAAATGTTGCAAGCTTGTCTTTCAGGAGGACTCAACACAAGCTAGAAGCCACATGCTGTTTGAAGGGCACCAGG ATCCTGAGTTGAAGCTTTCTCTGAGTACTGGCGAGGACAGTTGGAGAAAGAGGAGTGCTAAGAGAATTTGGTTCAGTAAAAATGCTCATTCCTCCACCCATGATATTATTGATTTAGAAGAGTCTAGTGAGGGGATATCAAATGAGGACGAAAAACATGCACCTTCCTTAAGCTTTGCTGCTCTGACGAATAACTTTGGAGGCAAGCATGAGTCAGATTCTGTACTTTCTGATCTGGTCATCTCAAGCTGTGTGAAGAAGGATTTACCATATGAGATTGCGGACAGTCACCCTCTCCTAGATGACAGCAAGTGCTGTCAAGAGAAGAACTCTTTCAAGAAAG gatTTAAAAATTGCCATGTTGGTGTCCTAAGTACCAATCCGTCCACCAAGATGCAACTGCCTACTTCATTTAAAGCAGCAAATGTGGACCTTAACAAAGTTCAGCTTGATGACTCCTCTTCTTACTCTaatgatcttgttgtggcccaTCCTTCAACAGCTAGTTCACCCCATGTTTTCATTGAACGAGTTGGCAGGGTTCAGGACACTTGTGTGTCCATGTctaggagaagagaaaacaATAATTGCTCGAATGAAACCTCTGACATGTTTCACCAAGATGATGCAGTGAATTCTCCCTTAATAGATTTCAACAGCAAAAGCAAGAGAACAGAAATTTGGGCTAGAACTTCCAAGTTTGATGGAGTGGGTGGAAGTGAAGTGGGGCTTTCAGGTGTTGAGGCTATCTCCAGGGCCCCACCAGGCCTTCATGGAGACCTTGGTAGCAACAGTAGTGACCCGAAGAATGATAATTTTAGGTTCATGTCAGAACTTTCAAGTGATATTTTAGGTGACTCACATTATACATGTCTAGCTAATGGACAAATAAACTTTGATAAGAGCAAAGTTGAGAATATTATACTTTCAGGTTCTGAACAAAGTCAAGTTACAGTTCAAGATGGATGTGGCAACATGTCTCCTGCTTCATGCAAGTCCCATTGCAATGTTGAGAATGATTCTAGTAGTATAAAGACTATGCAATCTGGAATTGAAAAGGGAAGTTCAAATCTTTCTACCTTCGATCAGTTTTCTGGAACTGATGTAGTCTGCCAAGTTGCAGAAACCTTATCAGGCAATCAGGACCAAGGATCTTCTGACAGCAGTGAATCAAAACATGGATGCCTCAATAAGAAAGGAGAATCATCTGAACCAGATGTGTTGATTCGTATGGCAGCTGAATCACTTGTTCATTTCTCCTTGGAAATTTCATCTGGTAATCAAGATTGTTGTACCAGAGCAGGACTAAGTGAGATGAGAAATGAGGAAAAGGAGCAGCCACAGTATTCTTCTGATTCTTTTGAGTTAATCACTCTAAATCTAAAAGAATGCAGTGCAGATGACTATTCTGTATCATCAAAGCCATTTGAAGTAAATGACATGGAGACAAAGGATTTTTCTTGTAGGTTAAGAAGGGGGAGAAGATTGAAAGATTTTCAGAAGGACATACTCCCTGGTCTTGCATCTCTTTCCAGACATGAAATTCGAGAGGATATAAACATTCTGGAGGCAGTTCTAAGATCAAGGGAGTACAGGAAAATCAGAGCAAGGATGGGTGATGGACAGAGCTGGTGTGCACCCGTTAGAAGCAGACGGTCAAGAATTAATTACAATGGGaggaaaaaattataa
- the LOC126708604 gene encoding uncharacterized protein LOC126708604 isoform X2, giving the protein MNHLQKKQNFPQFPCVKCCKLVFQEDSTQARSHMLFEGHQGMYSKLWQKPLDLQLSADQYISHVDPELKLSLSTGEDSWRKRSAKRIWFSKNAHSSTHDIIDLEESSEGISNEDEKHAPSLSFAALTNNFGGKHESDSVLSDLVISSCVKKDLPYEIADSHPLLDDSKCCQEKNSFKKGFKNCHVGVLSTNPSTKMQLPTSFKAANVDLNKVQLDDSSSYSNDLVVAHPSTASSPHVFIERVGRVQDTCVSMSRRRENNNCSNETSDMFHQDDAVNSPLIDFNSKSKRTEIWARTSKFDGVGGSEVGLSGVEAISRAPPGLHGDLGSNSSDPKNDNFRFMSELSSDILGDSHYTCLANGQINFDKSKVENIILSGSEQSQVTVQDGCGNMSPASCKSHCNVENDSSSIKTMQSGIEKGSSNLSTFDQFSGTDVVCQVAETLSGNQDQGSSDSSESKHGCLNKKGESSEPDVLIRMAAESLVHFSLEISSGNQDCCTRAGLSEMRNEEKEQPQYSSDSFELITLNLKECSADDYSVSSKPFEVNDMETKDFSCRLRRGRRLKDFQKDILPGLASLSRHEIREDINILEAVLRSREYRKIRARMGDGQSWCAPVRSRRSRINYNGRKKL; this is encoded by the exons ATGAACCATTtgcaaaagaaacaaaattttcctcaATTCCCATG TGTTAAATGTTGCAAGCTTGTCTTTCAGGAGGACTCAACACAAGCTAGAAGCCACATGCTGTTTGAAGGGCACCAGGGTATGTACTCTAAGCTTTGGCAGAAGCCTTTAGACCTTCAACTTTCTGCTGACCAGTACATTAGCCATGTTG ATCCTGAGTTGAAGCTTTCTCTGAGTACTGGCGAGGACAGTTGGAGAAAGAGGAGTGCTAAGAGAATTTGGTTCAGTAAAAATGCTCATTCCTCCACCCATGATATTATTGATTTAGAAGAGTCTAGTGAGGGGATATCAAATGAGGACGAAAAACATGCACCTTCCTTAAGCTTTGCTGCTCTGACGAATAACTTTGGAGGCAAGCATGAGTCAGATTCTGTACTTTCTGATCTGGTCATCTCAAGCTGTGTGAAGAAGGATTTACCATATGAGATTGCGGACAGTCACCCTCTCCTAGATGACAGCAAGTGCTGTCAAGAGAAGAACTCTTTCAAGAAAG gatTTAAAAATTGCCATGTTGGTGTCCTAAGTACCAATCCGTCCACCAAGATGCAACTGCCTACTTCATTTAAAGCAGCAAATGTGGACCTTAACAAAGTTCAGCTTGATGACTCCTCTTCTTACTCTaatgatcttgttgtggcccaTCCTTCAACAGCTAGTTCACCCCATGTTTTCATTGAACGAGTTGGCAGGGTTCAGGACACTTGTGTGTCCATGTctaggagaagagaaaacaATAATTGCTCGAATGAAACCTCTGACATGTTTCACCAAGATGATGCAGTGAATTCTCCCTTAATAGATTTCAACAGCAAAAGCAAGAGAACAGAAATTTGGGCTAGAACTTCCAAGTTTGATGGAGTGGGTGGAAGTGAAGTGGGGCTTTCAGGTGTTGAGGCTATCTCCAGGGCCCCACCAGGCCTTCATGGAGACCTTGGTAGCAACAGTAGTGACCCGAAGAATGATAATTTTAGGTTCATGTCAGAACTTTCAAGTGATATTTTAGGTGACTCACATTATACATGTCTAGCTAATGGACAAATAAACTTTGATAAGAGCAAAGTTGAGAATATTATACTTTCAGGTTCTGAACAAAGTCAAGTTACAGTTCAAGATGGATGTGGCAACATGTCTCCTGCTTCATGCAAGTCCCATTGCAATGTTGAGAATGATTCTAGTAGTATAAAGACTATGCAATCTGGAATTGAAAAGGGAAGTTCAAATCTTTCTACCTTCGATCAGTTTTCTGGAACTGATGTAGTCTGCCAAGTTGCAGAAACCTTATCAGGCAATCAGGACCAAGGATCTTCTGACAGCAGTGAATCAAAACATGGATGCCTCAATAAGAAAGGAGAATCATCTGAACCAGATGTGTTGATTCGTATGGCAGCTGAATCACTTGTTCATTTCTCCTTGGAAATTTCATCTGGTAATCAAGATTGTTGTACCAGAGCAGGACTAAGTGAGATGAGAAATGAGGAAAAGGAGCAGCCACAGTATTCTTCTGATTCTTTTGAGTTAATCACTCTAAATCTAAAAGAATGCAGTGCAGATGACTATTCTGTATCATCAAAGCCATTTGAAGTAAATGACATGGAGACAAAGGATTTTTCTTGTAGGTTAAGAAGGGGGAGAAGATTGAAAGATTTTCAGAAGGACATACTCCCTGGTCTTGCATCTCTTTCCAGACATGAAATTCGAGAGGATATAAACATTCTGGAGGCAGTTCTAAGATCAAGGGAGTACAGGAAAATCAGAGCAAGGATGGGTGATGGACAGAGCTGGTGTGCACCCGTTAGAAGCAGACGGTCAAGAATTAATTACAATGGGaggaaaaaattataa